In Astatotilapia calliptera chromosome 23, fAstCal1.2, whole genome shotgun sequence, a genomic segment contains:
- the creb3l3a gene encoding cyclic AMP-responsive element-binding protein 3-like protein 3-A isoform X2 — MEHYPDQGCDGLELLDWLFDQNNGILRHEEPEQHTWPIQDPNMLQPPEQPNDDFLNALLRGGDSVSASPLWSPSPSDSGISEDPPSDQMDSPQRPESPPGDSHFFGTRPLTKAALEANVPADFSGWKLGFPMGKARITHPSDVDTSQLSSSFPLTVKDLLLSGTSEPTPQPSQKSIQELVLNEDEKKLLAKEGVTLPTQLPLTKYEERILKKIRRKIRNKQSAQESRKKKKEYIDGLESRMVACSTHNQELQRKVSQLEKCNMSLMEQLRRLQALVMNTTNKPAQTGTCVLVLVLSFSLILFPSLKPLSDSKVSQGDFTPVRIQSRSLQNLQASRVLHVTESPIFSEDESEPLHRHYPEDPGLEDLTALMEKMAVDQEQSTLESMSLNNSQEDKIGHFHVDPINGHIATVTLNPHRSARLQPHADGM; from the exons ATGGAGCATTACCCGGATCAG GGTTGTGATGGCCTTGAGCTGCTTGACTGGCTATTTGATCAAAATAATGGTATTCTCCGTCACGAAGAACCAGAACAACACACTTGGCCAATCCAGGACCCAAAT ATGTTGCAGCCACCCGAACAGCCAAACGATGACTTTCTCAATGCGCTCCTGCGTGGCGGTGATTCTGTGTCAGCCTCTCCGCTCTGGTCACCATCTCCCAGTGACAGTGGGATCAGTGAGGACCCTCCATCAGACCAGATGGACAGTCCTCAGCGCCCTGAAAGCCCACCCGGGGACTCCCATTTCTTTGGTACAAGACCACTAACCAAGGCGGCCCTGGAAGCCAATGTCCCCGCTGACTTCA gtggcTGGAAGCTTGGCTTTCCAATGGGCAAGGCGAGGATTACACATCCTTCTGATGTGGATACATCACAGCTTTCCTCTAGCTTCCCCCTAACTGTCAAAGATCTGCTATTGTCGGGCACGTCTGAGCCA ACCCCACAGCCATCCCAAAAGTCCATTCAAGAGCTGGTTCTCAATGAAGATGAGAAGAAGCTTTTAGCAAAGGAGGGAGTCACTCTGCCCACCCAGCTACCTCTCACAAAG TATGAAGAAAGGATTCTGAAGAAAATACGCCGAAAAATTCGCAACAAGCAGTCGGCCCAGGagagcagaaagaagaaaaaggagtaCATCGATGGGCTGGAAAGCAG GATGGTTGCTTGCAGTACACACAACCAAGAGCTACAGAGAAAAGTGTCCCAGCTGGAGAAATGTAACAT GTCACTAATGGAACAGCTGCGCAGGCTGCAGGCCCTGGTCATGAATACAACTAATAAGCCAGCCCAGACTGGGACATGTGTACTG GTGCTCGTGCTGTCCTTCTCCCTAATACTGTTCCCAAGCCTCAAGCCCTTATCTGACTCCAAAGTCAGCCAAGGAGACTTCACTCCAGTCAGAA TCCAGTCACGGTCCCTGCAGAACCTTCAGGCTTCCCGTGTACTCCATGTCACTGAATCCCCAATCTTCAGCGAGGATGAATCAGAGCCTCTTCACCGGCATTACCCAGAAGACCCGGGATTGGAAGATTTGACCGCACTGATGGAGAAGATGGCAGTAGACCAAGAACAATCCACTTTGGAGTCCATGTCTCTCAACAACAGCCAGGAAGACAAAATTGGTCATTTCCATGTAGATCCAATTAATGGTCACATCGCTACGGTGACCTTGAATCCCCATCGCTCTGCCAGGTTACAGCCACACGCTGATGGTATGTAA
- the creb3l3a gene encoding cyclic AMP-responsive element-binding protein 3-like protein 3-A isoform X1 has protein sequence MEHYPDQGCDGLELLDWLFDQNNGILRHEEPEQHTWPIQDPNQMLQPPEQPNDDFLNALLRGGDSVSASPLWSPSPSDSGISEDPPSDQMDSPQRPESPPGDSHFFGTRPLTKAALEANVPADFSGWKLGFPMGKARITHPSDVDTSQLSSSFPLTVKDLLLSGTSEPTPQPSQKSIQELVLNEDEKKLLAKEGVTLPTQLPLTKYEERILKKIRRKIRNKQSAQESRKKKKEYIDGLESRMVACSTHNQELQRKVSQLEKCNMSLMEQLRRLQALVMNTTNKPAQTGTCVLVLVLSFSLILFPSLKPLSDSKVSQGDFTPVRIQSRSLQNLQASRVLHVTESPIFSEDESEPLHRHYPEDPGLEDLTALMEKMAVDQEQSTLESMSLNNSQEDKIGHFHVDPINGHIATVTLNPHRSARLQPHADGM, from the exons ATGGAGCATTACCCGGATCAG GGTTGTGATGGCCTTGAGCTGCTTGACTGGCTATTTGATCAAAATAATGGTATTCTCCGTCACGAAGAACCAGAACAACACACTTGGCCAATCCAGGACCCAAAT CAGATGTTGCAGCCACCCGAACAGCCAAACGATGACTTTCTCAATGCGCTCCTGCGTGGCGGTGATTCTGTGTCAGCCTCTCCGCTCTGGTCACCATCTCCCAGTGACAGTGGGATCAGTGAGGACCCTCCATCAGACCAGATGGACAGTCCTCAGCGCCCTGAAAGCCCACCCGGGGACTCCCATTTCTTTGGTACAAGACCACTAACCAAGGCGGCCCTGGAAGCCAATGTCCCCGCTGACTTCA gtggcTGGAAGCTTGGCTTTCCAATGGGCAAGGCGAGGATTACACATCCTTCTGATGTGGATACATCACAGCTTTCCTCTAGCTTCCCCCTAACTGTCAAAGATCTGCTATTGTCGGGCACGTCTGAGCCA ACCCCACAGCCATCCCAAAAGTCCATTCAAGAGCTGGTTCTCAATGAAGATGAGAAGAAGCTTTTAGCAAAGGAGGGAGTCACTCTGCCCACCCAGCTACCTCTCACAAAG TATGAAGAAAGGATTCTGAAGAAAATACGCCGAAAAATTCGCAACAAGCAGTCGGCCCAGGagagcagaaagaagaaaaaggagtaCATCGATGGGCTGGAAAGCAG GATGGTTGCTTGCAGTACACACAACCAAGAGCTACAGAGAAAAGTGTCCCAGCTGGAGAAATGTAACAT GTCACTAATGGAACAGCTGCGCAGGCTGCAGGCCCTGGTCATGAATACAACTAATAAGCCAGCCCAGACTGGGACATGTGTACTG GTGCTCGTGCTGTCCTTCTCCCTAATACTGTTCCCAAGCCTCAAGCCCTTATCTGACTCCAAAGTCAGCCAAGGAGACTTCACTCCAGTCAGAA TCCAGTCACGGTCCCTGCAGAACCTTCAGGCTTCCCGTGTACTCCATGTCACTGAATCCCCAATCTTCAGCGAGGATGAATCAGAGCCTCTTCACCGGCATTACCCAGAAGACCCGGGATTGGAAGATTTGACCGCACTGATGGAGAAGATGGCAGTAGACCAAGAACAATCCACTTTGGAGTCCATGTCTCTCAACAACAGCCAGGAAGACAAAATTGGTCATTTCCATGTAGATCCAATTAATGGTCACATCGCTACGGTGACCTTGAATCCCCATCGCTCTGCCAGGTTACAGCCACACGCTGATGGTATGTAA